A genome region from Triticum aestivum cultivar Chinese Spring chromosome 2B, IWGSC CS RefSeq v2.1, whole genome shotgun sequence includes the following:
- the LOC123042880 gene encoding cysteine proteinase inhibitor 8-like: protein MTTTTSQRRQAMATCSHLLLALVVVAAAVDSTAAFDQDHTPFKPIPDLSVPRIQELGRWAVQQHNDQTGDRLTFTRVNGGQFQIVAPALNYLLDIDATNVHGTASTHTALIFVQYWTNTQRLDSFN, encoded by the coding sequence ATGACCACGACGACCAGCCAGCGGAGACAGGCCATGGCGACCTGCAGCCATCTGCTCCTGGCGCTCGTCGTCGTTGCCGCCGCCGTTGATTCCACCGCGGCGTTCGATCAGGATCACACGCCGTTCAAGCCGATCCCGGACCTCTCCGTCCCGCGCATCCAGGAGCTCGGCCGATGGGCCGTGCAGCAGCACAATGATCAGACGGGCGACCGCCTGACGTTCACCAGAGTGAACGGCGGGCAGTTCCAGATTGTGGCGCCGGCGCTCAACTACCTGCTTGACATTGACGCGACCAACGTCCACGGCACGGCCAGCACGCACACCGCCCTCATCTTCGTGCAGTACTGGACCAACACGCAACGGCTCGACTCTTTCAACTGA
- the LOC123042879 gene encoding cysteine proteinase inhibitor 8-like: MTTTTSQRRQAMATCSHLLLALVVVAAAVDSTAAFDQDHTPFKPIPDLSVPRIQELGRWAVQQHNDQTGDRLTFTRVNGGQFQIVAPALNYLLAIDTTNVDGTASTHSALIFVQYWTNTQRLDSFN, translated from the coding sequence ATGACCACGACGACCAGCCAGCGGAGACAGGCCATGGCGACCTGCAGCCATCTGCTCCTGGCGCTCGTCGTCGTTGCCGCCGCCGTTGATTCCACCGCGGCGTTCGATCAGGATCACACGCCGTTCAAGCCGATCCCGGACCTCTCCGTCCCGCGCATCCAGGAGCTCGGCCGATGGGCCGTGCAGCAGCACAATGATCAGACGGGCGACCGCCTGACGTTCACCAGAGTGAACGGCGGGCAGTTCCAGATTGTTGCGCCGGCGCTCAACTACCTGCTTGCGATTGACACGACGAACGTCGACGGCACGGCCAGCACGCACTCCGCCCTGATCTTCGTGCAGTACTGGACCAACACGCAACGGCTCGACTCTTTCAACTGA
- the LOC123042881 gene encoding cysteine proteinase inhibitor 8-like, which yields MTTTTSKRRQAMATCSHLLLALVVVAAAVDSTAAFDQDHTPFKPIPDLSVPRIQELGRWAVQQHNDQTGDRLTFTRVNGGQFQIVAPALNYLLDIDATNVHGTASTHTALIFVQYWTNTQRLDSFN from the coding sequence ATGACCACGACGACCAGCAAGCGGAGACAGGCCATGGCGACCTGCAGCCATCTGCTCCTGGCGCTCGTCGTCGTTGCCGCCGCCGTTGATTCCACCGCGGCGTTCGATCAGGATCACACGCCGTTCAAGCCGATCCCGGACCTCTCCGTCCCGCGCATCCAGGAGCTCGGCCGATGGGCCGTGCAGCAGCACAATGATCAGACGGGCGACCGCCTGACGTTCACCAGAGTGAACGGCGGGCAGTTCCAGATTGTGGCGCCGGCGCTCAACTACCTGCTTGACATTGACGCGACCAACGTCCACGGCACGGCCAGCACGCACACCGCCCTCATCTTCGTGCAGTACTGGACCAACACGCAACGGCTCGACTCTTTCAACTGA